The nucleotide window AAGCACTCTTCCACAATAGCTCGCTTGGAAAACATTAAACGTTTATCCATCCAATTTTCAATACGAAGTGAAGTTGCACGAATTTCCTGCATAAAATCATGCCTTAAGAAGTCTAGCATTTCGATAATGCACTCGCGTAAGCGTTGTTTCGAATCGCTATCATTCCGTAAAACAGCAGGGTTAAAAATCTCAGAAAAGACATCATTATACCGGAAAAAAACACGTTGTTTCACATAATACAGTAAATCTTGAATTTCTTGTGCCAAGGCTTGCTCCTCAGTTAACACACTGTACGCATGAATAACATGCTGAATGGTCTCTTGTTCTTTTTTATAACGACGACGCTTTTCTTCTTTTTTATCCATGCTCTCCTTCGCATCTGTCACAATCGTATGCAATAGGTTTTCTGCAGATCGTACAACGCCTGTAAGAGCTGTTAAAGACACCATCATCAAATCACGTGTTACAAACGTATGGAAAGCTTCTTCAAAAGCATTCATGCCGGAATTCATTAGAATACCGTAGTTTCCTTTCTTACCTAGTTTTTCATCAAGTGCAAACAGACTGGAAATTGGGAACATGCGCGGATTGCGAATACCATATTGAAGAAGCTGTTCTTTAATATAGCTTTGGACTGTTTGTAGCTCTTGTTCATCCGCCGCAAGATCCGCAGCGTTAATAAGAAAGAACATTTTGTCCATAGCAAATGAATCTTTCACACGACCAAGTTGAATTAAAAATTCTCGATCTGCTTTTGAAAAGACATGATTGTAGTAAGTTACAAATAAAATCGCATCAGCATTTTTAATATATTGAAATGCTACATCGGTATGACGTGCATTGACAGAATCTGCTCCTGGTGTATCAACTAATGTAATGCCGTTTTGAGTAAATGCACAATCATAATAGAGCTCCATATATTCTACAAAACAGGATTTTTCCTCTTCAGCCACATAGGAAGCGAATTGTGAAAGTTCACTCTTACATTTACAGCCAAGTTGCTGCTTAAATACCATGTAGCCAGATTGCACCGCCCGAAGAAAGCTTAGTGTTGTTTTTTGCCTTGGATTCGGTGACGATTGCGCCAATAACGCCGGAATTCCGGCAATAGCTTCTTCTAAAGTCGTTACTTTTTGTTCAAATAACTTATAAATCTGCTGTAAATCCCCCAAAAGTGCATCGGCCGTCTTGAATTGTACGACTACAGTGCCGTGTGGATGCTCCTGTGTAACCGGCATAATTTTATTAATTGCCGCTGTCGTTGGGTTGGGTGATACAGGTAACACCTTATTTCCAAGCAAAGCATTAGCAAAGGAAGATTTACCTGCACTGAATGCGCCGAATAATGCAACTGTAAATTGCTTGGTCTCTGCTCTCTGTCTTTTTTCTACAGCTTCCTCATATAAATGTTTTAATGCAGGAATGCTCTTCATCCATTCTTCTGCTTGCTTAATATATTGAATAACCGTTGCGATATCGCCTGAAGGAGCATTCGAAACTGTTTCTATGACTTCTACCTCTTCTGTATTCTTTACCTTAATCAACATTTGCTCGGATGTAATATAAGATTCGCTTGGTAGCGATTCTACTGTGATTTCCGGCTGCTTTTCTCCTGCAAAAACTTCGTACAACTCTCGTATATGCTTATGCACCCTTTGCTCTTGCTCTTTTATCAGCATTTCCGAAGTTTTTTTATTTTCAGTCTGAATAATTTCATTTTGGATTGCTGCCAGATTCTTCTCGATATTTTGAGCAAGTAAAAGAAACTGTTCCTCCATTAGTTGCAAAGCCATTTGTTTAATCTGTCTTTTCACAGCTGTTGCGACATCATTTGTGTAATTTAATACGTAATCACCTGTTAACCCCGCACCACGCTTTACATTATCAATTAAAAGTGAGGTGCTGAATGTTGCTGAAATGCCATAGATTTGCTTTCCGATCTCTTCTGTGTATATCTTTTGCTCTTGTAAAAAAGTCAAGAGATATTGCCTTACATGAAAGTCAAGCTGCGTTTGTGCTGTCTCACGAAATTTTTCATAAAACAACTGCAAACGCTTTTCTTTTTCCTTTTGTGTTTTAGTCTTAGAAAAAAACCATCCTACTTTAAAATTGGAAAGCTCGGTCTCTAGATAGCTTTCGGCTAAACTTCGCACTTCAAACGGCAACAAGTATGCATTTTCCAGCAATTGGTCCAAACCCTTTAAAAAATTACTTTTTATCGTTTGCTTTTGAAGCAATAATTGCTCTTCTTTACGATACAAGTCCGTTAAAATCTGTTCAACCTCTTGTATATCCACATTATCAGCACCTACAGATGTTTCCTCATGTTTGTGTAGCAAGAAGGCTCTATGTTTCTCCAGCAGATATGCAACTTCTCTCTCGGTACTCGTTTCGATATACGTAGCTCGTTGTTCCATAAGACTGGCAATTAACGACTTTAACGCTTGAAATTCGTTATACTTATAATTGGTACTTCGAAGTGATGTATAGAATATACCATCCACATGAATATTCCAGTTCGAGAAGGACGCTGCCACACTTTCCTGGTACGATGAAAAGCTTAATTCATCCTCTTTATGCTTATCAATTTGATTTATAACAAGATATACACATTTGTTGCGCTCTTTTAGCTCTTTAACAAATTGCAGGTTAACTTCCGATTGTACATGATTATAATCCATCATATAAAAAATAATGTCCGCCAAATGAAGCGTTGACTCAGTAGCTAATCTATGCGCATCATCTGTAGAGTCAATACCAGGTGTATCAACTAACATTACACCTTCTGGAAGCGGCGCATCTTCTCTTACAATTTCAATTCCAATAACTTCATCTCCATTTTTGCAAAGTGCCTTCAGCTGCTCGTCTGTATAAATGCCGTCATAAGAATGGCGCTCTCCTGACAATAAAGTTGCGACTACTTGATTTTTACCACGGCGCACCTTGACTACATTTGCACTTGTAGGAATAGGACTTGTCGGTAATAAGTCTTCCCCGTACAGTGCGTTCATCATGGTTGATTTCCCAGCAGAAAAATGTCCGCAAAATGCGATCATAAATTCTCCTTTTTCATATTTGCGGATTACATCAGCTAGTCGCTCACTGCTCTCTGCATCTTCTTTTTGCTTCCACATACTGTATAGATACAGATAGGATTGCATTTTAGATTGTATAATTTTAACCATCCCCTATGGTCCCCTTTATCTCAAGATGTTCTTTGTTCATTTTACTAAATTTTCATTGTATTAACAAAACAAAAAACTCCCTTTCACTTGGAAAAAGGGAGTTTTATAAAAATTTATTTTGCCGCTCCGGCGACATGTTGTAATACGTATTTGGTAATAATGGTATAGATAACGATGGTGCCTCCAATAAAGCCTGTCAGCATAGTTTTCGCCGTCCCTTCTGATAACGATTATCAATATTAAACCAATTGTATCATAATAGAGAATCATTATCAACAGCATTAAGGCGTAAAACGCGAAATTTCGTTAAATTCATTTTGATACGTTGTACTTTCTACTAGAGCTTTTTCTTCTTCCTTAATACGCACTCGCAACATCGCGATATTTAAAGCTGTAAATAAAAAGGTGGTGATATACGCTTGAAACAACAATGGGATAACTAAAATTTCAACGATGACAACTAAGTAATTCGGATGCCGAATGAAGCGGTAAGGACCCTTCTTTACTACTGTAGCTCCCGGTAGCACGATAATTTTCGTATTCCAATAGACCCCAAGAGACGAGATGGCCCATATACGTAAGATTTGTGTGATGATGAATATACATAAAAGCATAGGCCATAATCGAGAAGGGGATTTATGAAGCCATATTACCTCTGTCACTGTACATAATAAAAATGATACATGCATAAGCACCATATACGTATAGTGCGCTTGTCCAAATTCAAGCGCACCGCGTTCTTTCATATGGCGTTCATTCTTCTTTGCAATCACAAGTTCCCCTACGCGCTGTAACACAATAAATATGAAAAAGACAACAAAGCTCATACTTCCTCCCACTCCACCAAAATAAGTTCCGAGCTAAAGCCCGGTCCAAGAGCTGCGATGAGCCCGGTTTCACCAGGTGTTTGTACCATTTGCATATACTTAGAAAGAACGTATAAAACCGTGGCTGAAGACATATTTCCATATTGTCGCAGGATATCAAGTGATATTTGTGTTTTTTCCTCATGCATATCAAGTGCTTCCTCATATGCCTGCAATACCTTTTTCCCACCCGGATGGGCAACAAAATGTGCAATATCTTGTACAGTCATATTATATCTCGCAAGAAAACCTTCCACATTTGGACGTAGCCAATTTTTGATAATAGTTGGAATGTCTTTTGAAAAGATAACGTATAAACCATTATTTCGTATATCCCACCCCATAACATCCTCAGCATCCTTCATAAGTGTCGATTGTGAATCGCGATAAACTGGGAGCACTGGTAAAGAAGAGTCATATGCTGCATTGTTTCCTGTAATGAGTACACAAGCCGCGCCATCTGCGAATAAAGATGTGCCGATAAGGTTGCTTTTAGATATATCGTTGCGCTGAAAGGTCAGGCTGCAAAGTTCAATGGCCAATACCAGTACTTTTGCTTTTGGGAACGCTTTGCAATATTCAAATGCACGTGAAAGGCCCACAGCACCACCTGCACAGCCAAGCCCCCAAATTGGAATTCGTTTGGTATGCGGGTGAAAGGGAAGCACATTCATAATTTTAGCATCAATAGTTGGTGTAGCTATACCTGTTGAAGAAATAAAAAAAATGGCTTCAATTTCCTCAGGCGCACCAGCAGTTTTTAAAAATGTTTGATTTTGTAAGCATTCCTGGATTGCAGTTACACCTAATGATACCGAATTTTCGATGTAGGCATTGTTGCGTTCTTCAAATGTATGATCGCGCTCAAACCAAGAAAGATCTTTAACAAAGTGTCGCTTTTCTACCTGACCATTCTCAAACACGCGTAACAGACGGTTGATATCCTTGAAGGTGTCACCAAACAACTCTTTGGCAAATCGCACGACAGTATCTTGTGAAACAACATGCGGCGGCGGGGCGATACCGACAGATACAATTTTAGGCATTTATTTCACTTCCAATTCTCTCCATTTCCCTTAATTTACCTTATTATAAGCAAAGTATGCACGAAACAAATAAAAGCTCCGCATCGGGAGCTTTCTCGGGATTTATTGCCTGTTTTGAAGAGTATTGCTGTGCCCTTTTATTATATCGCAGGAGAAGCACGTTAAAAGTAAAAAAATCTGGAAATTACTTTCTCATATCCTATAATAATGATGAAGGGAGAGATAGAATGACTTTACATACGCGCATTCAGGCAATAGACATTATACGGGGATTTGCTGTTTTCGGTATCTTTTTTGTCAATTGGCCGTCTTTAGTAGGAATAGAAGTTCCTGGTCAAGAGCGAGCTTATATGGGCATTGACGCATGGGTTCGCTGCTTGTACGACTTAGTAATTCAAACGAAATTCTACACCATGTTTTCTTTTTTGTTCGGTCTTGGTTTTTATATTTTTATGAAACGAGCTGAAGAAAAAACACATAAACCAAAGCTACTATTTTTACGACGCTTATTTTTCTTATTTGTTATTGGTACACTACACTTTATTTTTCTGTGGAGCGGCGATATTCTCCATTCCTACGCAATTGCAGGTTGCTTTCTTTTATTCTTTTACAATCGCAAACCAAACACAATTTTAGTCTGGTCTGTTAGTTTACTTTCTTTATTCATGCTGTTTGTATTTTTTGCTTATAGCTTAACACCGCATAATGGCAGCCTAGCGAGCACATCTTCTTATGCTACACCATTAACAGAGTGGATTAAGCAAGTAAATGAACGTTCTATTGCCTTTGTGAGCGAACAAATTGTAGTTAACATTGTTTACATTCCAGAAACATTAGGCCTCTTTCTACTGGGATTATATGCAGGTAAAAAGAATGTTTTTGGTCGCGCCCAAGAACTTGATAGCAAACTAAAACAGTTGCAAATTATTTCATTCTTATTGACGATTCCAAGTTGGTATAAAATTATTTCTTACTTTACAGTAAATGAAATTTACAATTCGGGTGCCGTATTCCCTTATATAGTAGCAAGCGGGAAAACATTGTTCATTTTTTATGTAGTAACACTTCTGCGTTCACATCAAACTTGGCAACACCTGCTTACACCTCTTCAATATGTGGGCCGAATGGCGCTAACGAACTACTTGTTACAAAATATTACAACACTTACACTGTTTAGCTTATTCCTAACGAACAGCAACAACCTGCCACTTTACACAGGCATCCCATTTTGTATTGGGTTTTATATGCTGCAGGCATGGGCGAGCAAGCTTTGGCTCAACCGCTTTTCACAAGGGCCTATGGAATACATATGGCGCCTAGGAACATATGGTTTTCAAAAGCAAAAATCACCGGATTAACCGGTGATTTTTAATATAGAGGTCTGTTTGCCGCAGGAGGTCAATGGACCTTCTCCCTCTACGCTAATCAATAAGTGCCCATGATTTAGCTGTAACACAGGCTATTGTAAAAGTAATATCAATTGCAAAACGAGCTGTAAATCCATAATTCCGTGTGCAATAACAATAGGGAGAAGACGTTTCGTTTTTGTAAATATCACACCAAGTACAATTGCCAAGGGAACAAACGCTAGGAAGCGCCATATCATATAAGGCACATCAAATACGAGGGGCAATGTAATATGTTGCAATGCCAATCCTAAGCCAGCCAGCCATACAGCGAGCCAGATGTTGCGAGTTGCTGCATATATTCTCGGTAAAGCATAACCAATATATAAAGGAGTTTCAGCAAGGGCATTTGATAAAGGAAACAAAATTACCGCTACACCAACTACCCAAACAGGAAGTTCTTGAAACATAATAGGCGGGGGAATTAGTGATCCTAATAGTAAATAAGAAAAAATATATAATGAAGCACCACCTATTATAAAGCCGACAAGCACGAGCCACAGTACTTCAAACACATTCTTTTTTATTGATCTTGGTTGCGTACAAAATAAACTTTGATATGTTAGTCCTTCGTTTTTCATAAATAATCGCAACACAAAAAATGTAACGACGTTGGCAAAAATAGCTTGAAACGGCCACCACCTTTCCGCTGCTTGCAAAGGACTCGTATGTCCCTCAAAAAAAAAGTATAGGACGAATATGCAGCCAAAAAGAGCGAATAAAATGGTACGCATAAATAATGATATAATAACCTTTGTATGAATCCGATTTCGCATCCCATGATGGATTCTGGACTCTCCTTTCATCAAACATCCCCCTTTTCACTGTAAAGATGTGTTCTTCAGTCGTTTTCTTTACTTTACCTTCCCTATACTTTCGAATCATCAGTCACCTTTTATAACAGCACAGTCGTATCTAGTAAATTTGAAAGAATAATTTTGCTTTTGCTGATGGTCTTACGGGACATGAGCTGTTCATAGGCTCTAAATGATCTGCTATATCATGTGTTTTTACACTTACATATTAACTAACGTACGTTAATGTGTCAATTGTTTTATAATTATATATAACAAGATGAGTAATACTATCTGATATCACATAAAAAAGTTGCATCTCAGTCAGGAATTTGCCCTGACTGAGATGCAACTTATACTCAAGCTGCTATTTCTACTTTTTTATTGGTGCTTTTCTTTGCAGATAAATGAAATACTATGTTCAACACAATGGCAGTTAAACTACCTACAACAATACCGTTGTCTGTTAGAATACGAATACTTTCTGGAAACTTTGCAAATAGGGTCGGAACAACGGTTACACCTAAACCAATACCAACGGAGCACGCAACAATCAACAAATTTTCTTGCTTTGTGAAGTCTACCGTGCTCAGCATTTTAATACCGTAAGCCATTACCATACCAAACATAGCCAGCATAGCACCGCCAAGTACTGACTTAGGAATAATAGTCGTAAGTGCAGCAATTTTAGGAATAAATCCCAGCACAATTAATAATGCACCGCACACATAAATAACAACGCGTTTTTTTACACCGGACAATTGTACAAGACCCACATTTTGAGAGTACGTTGTATATGGAAATGCATTGAATATACCGCCAAAGATAATCGCTAAACCTTCCGCACGATATCCTTTTGTTAAATCACGACTTTCTATTTTTTTACCGCAAATATCAGCTAAAGCAAAATACACCCCCGTTGCTTCTACGATACCTACACATGAAACAAGAATCATTGTAATAATGGGTGTCCATTCAAATGTCGGTGTCCCAAAATAAAACGGCTGTACACCGTGAAACCACGAAGCCTCAGTTACAGCCTGAAAGCTTACTTTCCCCATAAAAGCAGCAATGGCAGTACCAAAGATAAGACCCAGTAAAATGGAAATAGATCGAATAAAGCCATCAAATAAACGATAAACCAAAATAATAAATAATAGAACACCAAACGCCAAAGCTAAATTGCTGAGACTTCCAAAATCCTTACTTCCTATCCCCCCTGCCATATCATTAATAGCAACAGGCACAAGCGTAACCCCAATTATAGTCACTACAGAACCTGTCACCACAGGTGGAAACAGCTTGACAAGTTTACCGAAAAAGCCGGCAAACACTACAACAAACAAACCTGCCACAATAATTGCACCGTAAATAGAGGAAACACCGTATTGTTTTCCGATTGCAATCATGGGCCCTACTGCAGTAAACGTACACCCTAGTACAACGGGCAGACCAATCCCAAAAAAACGATTGCTGAATGCTTGAAGCAACGTAGCAATACCACACATTAATAAATCAACAGAAACCAGATACGTAAGTTCTTTTCCATTTAAACCAAGTGCACCGCCTACGATTAATGGAACAATAATTGCGCCTGCATACATTGCAAGCATGTGCTGT belongs to Ectobacillus sp. JY-23 and includes:
- a CDS encoding dynamin family protein; its protein translation is MVKIIQSKMQSYLYLYSMWKQKEDAESSERLADVIRKYEKGEFMIAFCGHFSAGKSTMMNALYGEDLLPTSPIPTSANVVKVRRGKNQVVATLLSGERHSYDGIYTDEQLKALCKNGDEVIGIEIVREDAPLPEGVMLVDTPGIDSTDDAHRLATESTLHLADIIFYMMDYNHVQSEVNLQFVKELKERNKCVYLVINQIDKHKEDELSFSSYQESVAASFSNWNIHVDGIFYTSLRSTNYKYNEFQALKSLIASLMEQRATYIETSTEREVAYLLEKHRAFLLHKHEETSVGADNVDIQEVEQILTDLYRKEEQLLLQKQTIKSNFLKGLDQLLENAYLLPFEVRSLAESYLETELSNFKVGWFFSKTKTQKEKEKRLQLFYEKFRETAQTQLDFHVRQYLLTFLQEQKIYTEEIGKQIYGISATFSTSLLIDNVKRGAGLTGDYVLNYTNDVATAVKRQIKQMALQLMEEQFLLLAQNIEKNLAAIQNEIIQTENKKTSEMLIKEQEQRVHKHIRELYEVFAGEKQPEITVESLPSESYITSEQMLIKVKNTEEVEVIETVSNAPSGDIATVIQYIKQAEEWMKSIPALKHLYEEAVEKRQRAETKQFTVALFGAFSAGKSSFANALLGNKVLPVSPNPTTAAINKIMPVTQEHPHGTVVVQFKTADALLGDLQQIYKLFEQKVTTLEEAIAGIPALLAQSSPNPRQKTTLSFLRAVQSGYMVFKQQLGCKCKSELSQFASYVAEEEKSCFVEYMELYYDCAFTQNGITLVDTPGADSVNARHTDVAFQYIKNADAILFVTYYNHVFSKADREFLIQLGRVKDSFAMDKMFFLINAADLAADEQELQTVQSYIKEQLLQYGIRNPRMFPISSLFALDEKLGKKGNYGILMNSGMNAFEEAFHTFVTRDLMMVSLTALTGVVRSAENLLHTIVTDAKESMDKKEEKRRRYKKEQETIQHVIHAYSVLTEEQALAQEIQDLLYYVKQRVFFRYNDVFSEIFNPAVLRNDSDSKQRLRECIIEMLDFLRHDFMQEIRATSLRIENWMDKRLMFSKRAIVEECLAIHPGIGFSEHSRSYKPSEQGEPFLEMEPIRFKKAMTYFKNAKSFFEKNEKALFQEEMKNVLEPEASRYIEEEAEQLRQHYTKEWKNAWQQLKEELETDIAAYFEGLLHALSDNVDVISYEHTKEQIEKIRKGLEKELNMI
- a CDS encoding isoprenylcysteine carboxyl methyltransferase family protein; the protein is MSFVVFFIFIVLQRVGELVIAKKNERHMKERGALEFGQAHYTYMVLMHVSFLLCTVTEVIWLHKSPSRLWPMLLCIFIITQILRIWAISSLGVYWNTKIIVLPGATVVKKGPYRFIRHPNYLVVIVEILVIPLLFQAYITTFLFTALNIAMLRVRIKEEEKALVESTTYQNEFNEISRFTP
- a CDS encoding type III polyketide synthase, with product MPKIVSVGIAPPPHVVSQDTVVRFAKELFGDTFKDINRLLRVFENGQVEKRHFVKDLSWFERDHTFEERNNAYIENSVSLGVTAIQECLQNQTFLKTAGAPEEIEAIFFISSTGIATPTIDAKIMNVLPFHPHTKRIPIWGLGCAGGAVGLSRAFEYCKAFPKAKVLVLAIELCSLTFQRNDISKSNLIGTSLFADGAACVLITGNNAAYDSSLPVLPVYRDSQSTLMKDAEDVMGWDIRNNGLYVIFSKDIPTIIKNWLRPNVEGFLARYNMTVQDIAHFVAHPGGKKVLQAYEEALDMHEEKTQISLDILRQYGNMSSATVLYVLSKYMQMVQTPGETGLIAALGPGFSSELILVEWEEV
- a CDS encoding DUF418 domain-containing protein, producing MTLHTRIQAIDIIRGFAVFGIFFVNWPSLVGIEVPGQERAYMGIDAWVRCLYDLVIQTKFYTMFSFLFGLGFYIFMKRAEEKTHKPKLLFLRRLFFLFVIGTLHFIFLWSGDILHSYAIAGCFLLFFYNRKPNTILVWSVSLLSLFMLFVFFAYSLTPHNGSLASTSSYATPLTEWIKQVNERSIAFVSEQIVVNIVYIPETLGLFLLGLYAGKKNVFGRAQELDSKLKQLQIISFLLTIPSWYKIISYFTVNEIYNSGAVFPYIVASGKTLFIFYVVTLLRSHQTWQHLLTPLQYVGRMALTNYLLQNITTLTLFSLFLTNSNNLPLYTGIPFCIGFYMLQAWASKLWLNRFSQGPMEYIWRLGTYGFQKQKSPD
- a CDS encoding CPBP family glutamic-type intramembrane protease gives rise to the protein MKGESRIHHGMRNRIHTKVIISLFMRTILFALFGCIFVLYFFFEGHTSPLQAAERWWPFQAIFANVVTFFVLRLFMKNEGLTYQSLFCTQPRSIKKNVFEVLWLVLVGFIIGGASLYIFSYLLLGSLIPPPIMFQELPVWVVGVAVILFPLSNALAETPLYIGYALPRIYAATRNIWLAVWLAGLGLALQHITLPLVFDVPYMIWRFLAFVPLAIVLGVIFTKTKRLLPIVIAHGIMDLQLVLQLILLLQ
- the pbuX gene encoding xanthine permease PbuX, coding for MRQHPLQIFSLGIQHMLAMYAGAIIVPLIVGGALGLNGKELTYLVSVDLLMCGIATLLQAFSNRFFGIGLPVVLGCTFTAVGPMIAIGKQYGVSSIYGAIIVAGLFVVVFAGFFGKLVKLFPPVVTGSVVTIIGVTLVPVAINDMAGGIGSKDFGSLSNLALAFGVLLFIILVYRLFDGFIRSISILLGLIFGTAIAAFMGKVSFQAVTEASWFHGVQPFYFGTPTFEWTPIITMILVSCVGIVEATGVYFALADICGKKIESRDLTKGYRAEGLAIIFGGIFNAFPYTTYSQNVGLVQLSGVKKRVVIYVCGALLIVLGFIPKIAALTTIIPKSVLGGAMLAMFGMVMAYGIKMLSTVDFTKQENLLIVACSVGIGLGVTVVPTLFAKFPESIRILTDNGIVVGSLTAIVLNIVFHLSAKKSTNKKVEIAA